A genomic segment from Scomber japonicus isolate fScoJap1 chromosome 11, fScoJap1.pri, whole genome shotgun sequence encodes:
- the LOC128368299 gene encoding alpha-tectorin-like, which produces MLSAQRTNVEVQVGGKKVTTWEIKERKKNVYKDASACRHSGILRDPQGSSGILRDPQGSSGTLRGPQGSSGTLRGHQGSSGSLRGDVVLPVNKGGCDSDGSSVTCSASAEVKTTPCGSGKKCEGEGLCVALPPKAAVCTVTGSTVIDVDGKAASIPDRCAYTLMSETGVKLQAVFQDRRRTDVSFLDHVILHLDGPDVKIHLEQGGRVTLKGKELTLSSTPVTHHDVELTKDQTGVTAKLLKSKYGTSVFFDGYTAQIYTKVPSGTTMPGLCGKSSRTLSDVKVSELSSDSCDKVTKETDGNKFECTEMTKRCDLLKKAPFDSCHSSIKPDPYIKACTDTLCKYPAVDGLKCQFLQAYVKACSLLDKKVENWRTSTSCSSDKAFCQDTFCSAHEFCAEDASGGTSCLCRSSFASKYRKANTFGEPTVCDKNSASVSLAGCLMEEKNIDYSVLHLNDKTCKGQRDEKTHMVTFDFKSDTCGTVLTAEEKQLKFKNSIVAQDSSGSKITRHDEVKIDLSCFYTKTKEETMSFKIKSSSVTQTIVSGAWEYTLTMKAYTDASRTQAVSSSTEILLDQTVWVELKTAGLDDKLVAVVTDSCWATNDKSPTAELKYDLIKNGCPDSADKTVKVESNGKGTSTYFSFNMFQFSGKSGDVYLHCKLNLCVKKGNTCAKSCDGGKRRRRSARNRYVDENPAFITMAWTN; this is translated from the exons ATGCTGAGTGCGCAACGCACG AACGTTGAAGTTCAGGTTGGTGGTAAGAAAGTGACGACGTGGGAGattaaggagagaaagaagaatgtCTACAAGGACGCGAGCGCCTGCAGACACTCAG GGATCCTCAGGGACCCTCAGGGGTCCTCAGGGATCCTCAGGGATCCTCAGGGATCCTCAGGGACCCTCAGGGGTCCTCAGGGATCCTCAGGGACCCTCAGGGGTCATCAGGGGTCATCAGGGTCCCTCAGGG gtgaTGTTGTTCTACCAGTGAATAAGGGAGGATGTGACTCAGATGGCTCCTCTGTAACGTGCAGTGCCTCAGCAGAGGTCAAAACTACTCCTTGTGGCTCTGGGAAGAAATGCGAGGGCGAGGgcct GTGTGTGGCGCTGCCTCCGAAAGCTGCCGTGTGCACCGTGACCGGCTCCACTGTCATCGATGTCGACGGTAAGGCTGCCTCCATCCCGGATCGCTGTGCGTACACTCTGATGTCAGAAACAGGCGTCAAGCTGCAGGCCGTCTTCCAGGACCGCCGTCGTACAGATGTTAGCTTTTTGGATCATGTGATCCTGCATCTGGATGGGCCAGATGTTAAGATTCACCTGGAACAAGGTGGGAGGGTTACG CTGAAGGGCAAAGAGTTGACCCTCAGCAGCACACCTGTGACGCATCACGATGTGGAGCTCACTAAGGACCAAACTGGGGTCACCGCCAAGCTGTTGAAGTCCAAATACGGCACCTCTGTCTTCTTTGATGGCTACACCGCACAGATCTACACGAAAG TACCAAGTGGAACCACCATGCCGGGTCTATGTGGCAAGTCCAGTCGGACTCTGAGTGACGTGAAGGTCTCTGAGTTAAGCTCTGACAG CTGTGACAAAGTGACCAAGGAGACTGATGGCAATAAGTTTGAATGCACGGAGATGACTAAACG GTGTGATCTCCTGAAGAAGGCTCCCTTCGACTCCTGCCACAGCTCCATCAAGCCTGATCCCTACATCAAAGCCTGCACCGACACTCTGTGCAAATACCCGGCGGTGGACGGTCTCAAGTGCCAGTTCCTGCAGGCCTACGTCAAAGCCTGCAGCCTGCTCGACAAGAAAGTGGAGAACTGGAGGACATCGACCAGCTGCT CCTCTGACAAGGCCTTCTGTCAGGACACGTTCTGCAGTGCTCATGAGTTCTGTGCTGAGGATGCCAGCGGTGGAACCAGCTGCCTCTGTCGATCCAGTTTTGCCTCCAAATACAGAAAGGCAAACACTTTTG GCGAGCCGACCGTCTGCGATAAAAACTCTGCCTCAGTCAGTCTGGCTGGTTGTCTCATGGAGGAAAAGAACATCGACTACTCTGTCTTACACCTCAACGACAAGACCTGCAAAGGTCAGCGGGACGAAAAGACCCACATGGTGACCTTCGACTTCAAGAGCGACACCTGTGGGACAGTGCTCACG GCCGAAGAAAAACAACTTAAGTTCAAGAACTCCATCGTTGCTCAGGACAGCTCTGGCTCCAAGATCACTCGCCATGATGAAGTGAAAATCGACCTCTCCTGCTTCTACACCAAAACGAAAGAGGAAACCATGTCCTTCAAAATCAAATCCAG ctctgTGACCCAGACGATTGTATCTGGAGCTTGGGAATACACTCTGACCATGAAGGCCTACACCGACGCCAGCCGCACACAAGCTGTGTCATCCAGCACTGAAATCCTGCTGGACCAGACCGTCTGGGTGGAGCTGAAGACGGCCGGGCTGGATGACAAACTGGTCGCTGTGGTGACCGACTCCTGCTGGGCGACCAACGACAAATCACCCACTGCGGAGCTGAAATACGACCTGATCAAGAACgg CTGTCCCGACTCTGCTGACAAGACGGTGAAAGTGGAGAGCAACGGAAAGGGAACGTCCACCTACTTCTCCTTCAACATGTTCCAGTTCTCTGGGAAGTCTGGTGACGTCTACCTGCACTGCAAACTCAACCTGTGTGTGAAGAAGGGCAACACCTGCGCCAAG AGCTGCGATGGCGGTAAGAGAAGACGCAGATCTGCCAGGAACAGATATGTGGATGAAAACCCAGCCTTCATCACCATGGCCTGGACTAATTAG